In Synechococcus sp. RS9909, one genomic interval encodes:
- a CDS encoding iron uptake porin — protein sequence MNIFQHLLVAPAALGLLAPLAVDASKPASAAELNARPLNIRGVSDYASSSSPNSRSSNSLEQVTSITQFSDVYPTDWAYQALSNLIERYGCVAGYPNGTYRGQRAMTRFEAAALLNACLDRVTEVTDELKRLIKEFEKELAILKGRVDGLEANVGELEATQFSTTTKLSGQTTFVVGANSFGGNAKGILDEANATRANKDYGATSFNYDQQLVFNTSFTGKDNLIAVLRAGNFDGGTNAFGGGGPSPLSQLEVAFQEGDTPNFVVIDKLFYTFPLGDTIVLTAGGSVGQEDMLGIWPSVYPSSTVLDVLTLNGAPAAYNKNLGAGAGITWTTNGFSVTANYVAANGNSSNPNEGGIATNGSGGTGTVQIGYQSDTWGLAALYSSIQNGNDIIVYGTTFALESFTNKGTTSAFALSGYWQPEESGWVPSISAGWGINSTSYNGSVYNDPSVDASRLVTTSQSWSVGLNWTDVFIRGNNAGMAVGQPVFATALESGDTPRDGNYVWEWWYQFQVTDNISITPALFYLSRPYGQDTPTGDTFNQFGGLVKTQFLF from the coding sequence ATGAACATCTTCCAGCACCTGCTGGTGGCGCCTGCAGCCCTGGGCCTGCTGGCTCCACTGGCTGTTGACGCCAGCAAACCCGCGAGCGCCGCTGAGCTGAACGCTAGACCGCTAAACATCCGTGGCGTTTCCGACTACGCCAGCAGCTCGTCACCCAACAGCCGGTCATCCAACAGCCTCGAGCAGGTCACCAGCATCACCCAGTTTTCTGACGTTTATCCGACCGACTGGGCCTACCAGGCTCTGAGCAACCTGATCGAGCGCTATGGCTGCGTTGCCGGATATCCCAACGGCACCTACCGCGGTCAGCGCGCCATGACCCGCTTTGAAGCGGCCGCCCTGCTGAACGCCTGTCTCGATCGCGTCACCGAAGTGACCGATGAGCTCAAGCGCCTGATCAAGGAATTCGAGAAGGAACTCGCCATCCTCAAGGGCCGCGTCGATGGCCTCGAAGCCAACGTGGGCGAACTGGAAGCAACCCAGTTCTCCACCACCACCAAGCTGTCAGGGCAGACCACCTTTGTGGTGGGTGCCAACAGCTTTGGGGGGAATGCCAAGGGAATCCTGGATGAAGCCAATGCCACCCGAGCGAACAAGGACTACGGAGCCACCAGCTTCAACTACGACCAACAGCTGGTCTTCAACACCAGCTTCACCGGCAAAGACAACCTGATCGCCGTGCTGCGCGCCGGCAACTTCGATGGTGGCACCAATGCCTTCGGCGGCGGTGGTCCGAGCCCACTCTCCCAGCTCGAAGTCGCCTTCCAGGAGGGAGACACGCCGAATTTTGTCGTGATCGACAAGCTCTTTTACACCTTCCCTCTCGGTGACACCATCGTGCTGACGGCTGGCGGCAGCGTTGGCCAGGAAGACATGCTTGGCATCTGGCCCAGCGTGTATCCCAGCAGCACCGTGCTCGATGTGCTCACCCTCAACGGGGCGCCAGCGGCCTACAACAAAAACCTGGGAGCAGGCGCCGGCATCACCTGGACCACCAACGGCTTCAGCGTCACCGCCAACTATGTGGCCGCCAATGGCAACAGCAGCAACCCCAACGAAGGCGGCATCGCCACCAACGGATCGGGCGGAACCGGCACCGTGCAGATCGGCTACCAGAGCGACACCTGGGGACTGGCCGCTCTCTATTCGTCGATCCAGAACGGGAACGACATCATTGTGTACGGCACCACCTTTGCTCTGGAGAGCTTCACCAACAAAGGCACCACCTCAGCCTTTGCCCTCAGCGGCTACTGGCAACCGGAAGAGAGCGGCTGGGTGCCCTCCATCAGCGCCGGCTGGGGCATCAACTCCACCTCCTACAACGGCAGCGTTTACAACGATCCGAGTGTGGATGCCAGCCGCTTGGTCACCACCAGCCAATCCTGGAGTGTGGGGCTCAACTGGACCGACGTGTTCATCCGAGGCAACAACGCCGGCATGGCTGTCGGCCAACCGGTGTTCGCAACTGCCCTGGAATCCGGGGACACACCACGCGACGGCAATTATGTGTGGGAGTGGTGGTATCAGTTCCAGGTGACGGACAACATCAGCATCACCCCCGCACTCTTCTATCTGTCTCGTCCTTACGGCCAGGACACACCCACTGGCGACACGTTCAACCAGTTCGGTGGCTTGGTGAAAACCCAGTTCCTGTTCTGA
- the vapB gene encoding type II toxin-antitoxin system VapB family antitoxin, translating into MTSVTKLFLSNRSQAVRIPAHLRLPDSVKAVEVRACGLERIISPVGQRWDSFFHHTPVPPEDFMAERSSQEQAEREAF; encoded by the coding sequence GTGACCAGTGTCACCAAGTTGTTCCTGAGCAACCGCAGCCAGGCGGTGCGCATCCCCGCTCACCTGCGCCTGCCGGACTCCGTCAAAGCCGTCGAGGTGCGTGCCTGCGGCCTGGAGCGAATCATCTCGCCCGTTGGCCAGCGCTGGGACAGCTTTTTCCATCACACCCCGGTGCCACCGGAAGACTTCATGGCCGAACGCTCAAGCCAGGAGCAGGCCGAGCGCGAAGCGTTCTAA
- a CDS encoding metal ABC transporter ATP-binding protein: protein MTQPVLQVHDLSVERSGRLAVEGVTFALAPESDTALVGPNGAGKSTLVAALLGLLPRRSGVVEILGQPLGIDGQLPRAVRAQIAYVPQTLALQGRFPLTVAEFVGFGFDPPGLGLPWKDHRNRHVAVQQALQRTGCEGLGQRLLSELSGGQLKRVLLAFCVVRPRQLLVLDEAQAGLDAPSNEQFQQLLFDLRRQEGWTVLQVSHDLDMVRRSCDQVLCLNRRLRCSGSPDHALSPERLNELYGPNMITYRHQHHG, encoded by the coding sequence ATGACCCAACCGGTCCTGCAGGTGCACGATCTCAGCGTCGAGCGCAGTGGGCGTTTGGCGGTGGAGGGCGTGACCTTCGCTCTTGCCCCGGAAAGCGATACCGCCCTGGTGGGGCCCAATGGTGCCGGTAAAAGCACCCTCGTGGCCGCCTTATTGGGACTGCTGCCGCGGCGATCCGGCGTGGTGGAGATCCTTGGGCAACCGCTGGGCATCGATGGGCAGCTGCCTCGAGCCGTCCGCGCCCAGATCGCTTATGTGCCCCAGACTCTGGCTCTGCAAGGGCGTTTCCCGCTCACCGTGGCGGAGTTCGTCGGCTTCGGCTTCGACCCCCCAGGGCTGGGCCTTCCTTGGAAGGATCATCGCAACCGCCATGTGGCGGTGCAGCAGGCCCTGCAGCGCACCGGTTGCGAGGGTCTGGGCCAGCGCTTGTTGAGTGAGCTCTCAGGCGGTCAACTCAAGCGGGTGTTGCTGGCGTTCTGTGTGGTGCGCCCCCGCCAGTTGTTGGTGTTGGATGAGGCTCAGGCGGGCCTGGATGCGCCCTCCAATGAGCAGTTCCAACAACTGCTGTTTGACCTGCGCCGTCAGGAGGGCTGGACGGTGCTGCAGGTCTCCCACGATCTCGACATGGTGCGTCGCAGCTGCGATCAGGTGCTCTGCCTGAATCGGCGGTTGCGCTGCAGTGGCAGCCCCGATCATGCCCTCAGCCCGGAGCGGCTTAATGAGCTCTACGGCCCCAACATGATCACCTACCGGCATCAGCACCATGGCTGA
- a CDS encoding sensor histidine kinase: MLFNALFWLVIGLDAFATTWGWAQLTIQPESGVVLMLFWAIPGFLFCAWMQRRFLCNPGWSVLRSRRRTVILLVSMVLFVSLLIGVAHGLMRLLPISADQYASTDLQFAAKTWIVYGGMILRLLIWAGFFLLFLNARDLQHSEVRRGQQEKALVSAQLRFLTSAFQPHFLLNGLTAIASCRHDPDAVQEGSNALADYLRYTIAKPELLEPLQLQLDALEGYIGVQELRFAERFRSEFMVDKDVLQLQVPRFLLQPLVENAFKHGSPGFDGLLRIQVRCRCEGQRLILSVANTGCWQGSHGGGYGLEAIRQQLDLFYGSAATLRVSNNDDLTYVTVELPVRQGQLSHA, from the coding sequence TTGTTATTCAACGCCCTCTTCTGGCTCGTCATCGGTCTTGATGCCTTTGCCACCACCTGGGGTTGGGCTCAGCTGACGATCCAGCCCGAATCCGGCGTTGTATTGATGTTGTTTTGGGCGATTCCTGGGTTCCTGTTCTGCGCTTGGATGCAACGACGGTTCCTGTGCAATCCAGGCTGGAGCGTCCTGCGGAGCAGGCGACGAACCGTGATCTTGCTCGTCAGCATGGTTCTGTTCGTCAGCCTCCTGATTGGCGTTGCGCATGGCTTGATGCGTCTGCTGCCGATCAGCGCTGATCAATATGCCTCTACGGATTTGCAATTCGCCGCGAAAACCTGGATTGTGTACGGCGGAATGATTCTGCGCCTTCTCATTTGGGCTGGATTTTTCCTTCTGTTTCTGAATGCACGTGACCTGCAGCACAGCGAAGTCAGGCGAGGCCAGCAGGAAAAAGCTTTGGTTTCAGCCCAGTTGCGCTTTCTCACCTCAGCGTTTCAGCCCCATTTTTTGTTGAATGGTCTCACCGCCATCGCCTCGTGTCGCCACGATCCCGATGCGGTGCAGGAAGGGTCAAACGCCCTGGCAGATTATCTTCGCTACACGATCGCAAAGCCTGAGTTACTGGAGCCTTTGCAGTTGCAACTGGATGCTCTTGAGGGCTACATCGGTGTTCAGGAGCTTCGCTTTGCTGAACGGTTTCGCTCAGAATTCATGGTTGATAAAGACGTGTTGCAGCTCCAGGTGCCTCGATTTCTGCTGCAACCCCTGGTGGAAAATGCGTTCAAGCATGGCTCGCCTGGTTTCGATGGCTTGCTACGGATTCAGGTGCGCTGTCGCTGTGAGGGCCAGCGCCTGATCTTGTCTGTGGCAAATACAGGTTGCTGGCAGGGATCCCATGGGGGTGGTTACGGCTTGGAGGCGATCCGACAGCAACTGGATTTGTTCTATGGGTCGGCTGCCACATTGCGCGTCAGCAACAACGATGATCTCACCTATGTGACGGTGGAGTTACCCGTCAGGCAGGGACAGCTCAGCCATGCTTGA
- a CDS encoding metal ABC transporter solute-binding protein, Zn/Mn family, whose translation MAAVSLIPRVWRCSAAVLLAGVMTACGVTPRSEPSAGTPSKLPVVTTFLPITLFTRAVAGDCATVKSLIPPTTGPHDFQAKPGDLAALRQARVLVKNGLGMEAFLDKLVASAGNSELVVIDSSRGIATIDSPEEHDHDKEHGHDHGHSHGEVNPHIWLDPLRAVEQVETIRDGLIKADPSCAEGYRRNAAAYTAELRALNDAFATQLKPYQGKTFITFHDFAPYFAQRYKLKADFLVDVPELNPSPADLQRLSAVVQRQQIRVLLSEPQEHQPSYRALANDLGVAISVFDPLGTGSEVSAREPDTYFVVMRRNVADLIKAFGG comes from the coding sequence ATGGCTGCTGTGTCGCTGATCCCCCGTGTCTGGCGCTGCTCTGCTGCAGTGCTCCTCGCCGGTGTGATGACGGCCTGCGGCGTCACCCCTCGCTCGGAGCCATCGGCCGGAACCCCCTCGAAGCTCCCGGTGGTCACCACCTTCCTGCCGATCACCCTGTTCACCCGCGCTGTCGCCGGCGATTGCGCCACGGTCAAGTCCTTGATCCCCCCCACCACGGGCCCCCACGACTTCCAGGCCAAGCCAGGAGATCTGGCGGCGCTGCGCCAGGCCCGGGTGCTCGTCAAAAACGGGCTGGGGATGGAAGCCTTTCTCGACAAGCTGGTGGCCTCGGCTGGCAACAGCGAGCTGGTGGTGATTGATTCCAGCCGCGGCATTGCCACCATCGACTCCCCTGAAGAGCACGACCACGACAAGGAGCACGGCCACGACCACGGCCATAGCCATGGGGAGGTGAATCCCCACATCTGGCTCGATCCGCTGCGGGCTGTGGAGCAGGTAGAAACGATCCGAGATGGCCTGATCAAGGCCGACCCGAGCTGCGCTGAGGGCTACCGGCGCAATGCAGCGGCCTACACCGCAGAGCTGCGGGCGCTGAACGACGCATTCGCCACCCAACTGAAGCCTTACCAAGGCAAGACTTTCATTACGTTCCACGATTTCGCCCCCTACTTCGCCCAGCGCTACAAGCTCAAGGCCGATTTCCTGGTGGATGTGCCGGAGCTGAACCCGAGCCCCGCTGATCTGCAGCGGCTGTCAGCGGTCGTGCAGCGTCAGCAGATCAGGGTGTTGCTCTCCGAGCCCCAGGAGCACCAGCCCTCCTATCGAGCCCTGGCGAACGATCTGGGTGTTGCCATCAGTGTGTTTGATCCCCTGGGCACCGGTTCCGAGGTGTCCGCCCGTGAGCCGGACACCTATTTTGTGGTGATGCGGCGCAACGTGGCCGATCTGATCAAGGCGTTCGGTGGTTAA
- a CDS encoding Ig-like domain-containing protein, whose product MTNTAALSTLCVAQKAGTPTGVLLVADGSCAKIRELLAEALVPVLWLDGTQDPLQIVTAALAERRRQGQPVQTLHWVSHGSPGVLQVGATCVDRNALLVASKQLIEWQVDQLAFWACDYGADKSVVGLWEEVVGASVYSSGSTLGLDTDGQKHWTLDSKWTNKTINWPRHFGDTNRWKYQLGIVSYATFEEGPSEDSEPLTNSEPIKGVGYENPTYGTARAFFGEIENLDNNGYIDYSFLDENLQVDFAFISLPKTLPTEAQLDNLKTFVESGGTLLINGEQHSGPLSINANENANKILKSLGTSISILTNPSSVKDDDFNATKSTDESLIEIGNYEITSGIASVKSSIFGVLEINDQSAEAILVTSNSEANIVMAREPIGSGNVIAFADTGLYDRFKGDNIALFTNIIVQSKQNKDSLNVAPVNTVPGDQSFTEDTRINRFGIITVSDDDGNLSTVQISVKNGIIGIGVTAGAEIINGSNNSANLTLSGSQEQINTALKTLFYTPSADYFGSDTLTVVSTDSGDAPLSDTDTVSITVNPVDDAAVVSEGTTGSGDEDAEAITGTLKATDVDGLTDGTVFSIADGNSPANGTATIDEASGAWSYVPNANFNGTDQFTVTITDDLDGTTAQTVTITVNPVDDAAVVSEGTSDSDDSTAVTGESSVSGSAPSTEADDSTQVSVASNGDTQTPAAQIVTTSEVANDSSLSNLRDLEIALSNKAIDFEVELDDDTSTATANIPLAVLEDDLTLTSDDGERDSSIAPIYYAINDQGALTPLSYDPLVNAGARFYDTDGDGIADFLSLTLVDGGFGDKDGVKNGVIDDPSALGTVSLDPVLTALDNGFLQVADATNAAPAALALQASLTSRANAVTEIGYVILNAGEEASTVSDISAFQERAHLLFSALENNDVTLAEAMTFNSEFLLRNGQSIRFFAVTNGTLADLTSLDDSRFSFLDGSVDATTGAASFSSASGIGFDLTLLNSDQNLGALIAQEQHAAPLLDFTAFTNDETITGTIVQAREAEYDAVTGFYRVLDTSGSVRAADGSLLTPGDAGYAAAALLEANRISALGDLSIADGESSSTEFSLQDASYIAPFAQVEGNTFFAFADANTDGLSHFRSLGSNLFGLEDQLGGGDLDYDDHVFGFNIAGLTPATPDVA is encoded by the coding sequence ATGACCAACACAGCAGCCCTGTCAACGTTGTGCGTCGCCCAGAAGGCTGGAACGCCAACTGGTGTGCTGCTGGTGGCCGATGGCAGCTGCGCCAAGATCCGCGAGCTCCTGGCGGAAGCGCTGGTGCCTGTGCTCTGGCTGGACGGCACTCAGGATCCGCTGCAGATCGTGACCGCCGCGTTGGCGGAACGGCGGCGGCAGGGCCAGCCGGTGCAGACGCTGCACTGGGTAAGCCACGGCAGTCCAGGCGTGCTGCAGGTGGGCGCAACGTGCGTTGATCGAAATGCCCTGCTGGTGGCAAGCAAGCAACTGATCGAATGGCAGGTGGATCAACTTGCGTTCTGGGCTTGCGATTACGGAGCCGACAAGTCTGTCGTGGGCCTTTGGGAGGAAGTTGTAGGTGCGTCTGTTTACTCATCAGGGAGCACTTTGGGCCTCGACACTGACGGCCAAAAACACTGGACTCTCGATTCGAAATGGACCAACAAGACAATCAATTGGCCACGGCATTTCGGCGACACGAACAGATGGAAGTACCAACTAGGGATTGTGTCTTACGCGACATTTGAAGAAGGACCTTCTGAAGACAGTGAGCCATTAACAAACAGTGAACCTATCAAAGGTGTTGGCTATGAAAATCCAACGTATGGGACCGCCCGTGCCTTTTTTGGCGAAATTGAGAACCTAGACAATAATGGATATATCGACTATTCCTTCTTAGATGAAAATCTGCAAGTTGATTTTGCTTTTATCTCACTCCCAAAGACACTGCCTACTGAAGCGCAACTTGATAACCTAAAGACATTCGTTGAGTCTGGCGGGACACTATTGATTAACGGGGAACAGCATTCAGGACCTTTGAGTATTAATGCCAACGAGAACGCTAATAAGATTCTTAAAAGCCTAGGGACTTCCATTTCGATACTGACAAATCCAAGCTCTGTTAAAGATGACGACTTTAATGCAACGAAAAGCACAGATGAATCACTGATTGAAATTGGCAACTACGAAATCACTTCCGGAATAGCCAGTGTGAAATCAAGTATCTTCGGCGTTCTTGAAATCAATGATCAATCGGCTGAAGCTATTCTTGTTACCAGCAATTCAGAAGCCAATATTGTGATGGCTCGAGAGCCAATTGGTAGCGGCAATGTGATCGCATTTGCTGATACTGGTCTTTACGACAGGTTTAAAGGTGATAATATTGCACTTTTCACGAATATCATCGTACAGTCTAAACAGAATAAGGATTCTTTAAATGTAGCACCAGTAAATACTGTTCCCGGGGATCAGAGCTTCACAGAAGACACACGTATTAATCGATTCGGTATCATTACTGTCAGCGATGACGATGGGAATCTATCCACGGTCCAGATCAGCGTCAAAAACGGTATTATTGGAATTGGTGTTACTGCTGGTGCCGAGATCATCAACGGCAGTAACAATTCCGCTAATCTTACCCTCAGCGGCTCGCAAGAGCAGATCAATACTGCCCTGAAGACACTCTTCTACACACCATCAGCTGATTATTTCGGTAGCGATACCCTCACCGTTGTCAGCACCGATTCTGGTGACGCGCCGCTGAGCGACACCGATACGGTCTCCATCACGGTGAATCCAGTGGATGATGCCGCTGTCGTCTCTGAAGGCACCACCGGTTCTGGCGATGAGGATGCTGAGGCCATCACAGGCACACTCAAGGCCACGGATGTCGACGGACTCACCGATGGCACTGTTTTCTCCATTGCCGATGGCAACAGCCCGGCCAATGGCACCGCAACGATTGATGAGGCCTCCGGTGCCTGGTCGTATGTGCCGAATGCCAATTTCAACGGCACCGATCAATTCACCGTCACCATCACCGACGATCTGGATGGCACCACAGCGCAAACGGTCACGATCACGGTGAATCCAGTGGATGATGCCGCTGTCGTCTCTGAAGGCACCTCAGACTCCGATGATTCTACCGCCGTTACTGGCGAATCCTCAGTCTCCGGATCCGCCCCCAGTACAGAAGCCGACGACTCCACTCAAGTCTCTGTCGCATCAAACGGCGACACTCAAACTCCAGCTGCTCAAATTGTAACTACATCAGAAGTTGCCAATGACAGTAGTTTGAGCAACTTGCGTGACCTTGAAATCGCCCTCAGCAATAAAGCTATCGACTTCGAGGTTGAGCTTGATGATGACACTTCAACCGCAACCGCCAATATCCCTCTCGCTGTCCTTGAGGATGACCTCACACTCACATCAGACGATGGAGAGCGTGATTCCTCCATCGCACCGATTTACTACGCCATTAATGACCAGGGTGCTCTCACACCGCTTTCCTACGACCCCCTCGTCAATGCCGGTGCGCGCTTCTACGACACCGATGGTGATGGCATCGCTGATTTCCTCTCACTGACTCTGGTTGATGGCGGATTCGGCGACAAGGATGGTGTCAAAAATGGAGTGATCGATGATCCCTCTGCACTGGGCACCGTCAGCCTCGATCCCGTGCTCACCGCGCTCGACAACGGCTTTCTTCAGGTGGCTGATGCCACCAATGCTGCGCCCGCTGCCCTCGCCCTGCAGGCGTCCCTCACCAGTCGCGCCAACGCCGTGACGGAAATCGGTTACGTCATCCTCAACGCGGGCGAGGAGGCCTCCACCGTCAGCGACATCAGCGCCTTCCAGGAGCGCGCTCACCTCCTGTTCTCCGCCCTGGAAAACAACGACGTCACCCTCGCCGAGGCAATGACGTTCAACAGCGAGTTCCTGCTGCGCAACGGGCAGAGCATCCGCTTTTTCGCGGTGACCAACGGCACTCTCGCGGATCTCACCAGCCTCGATGATTCACGCTTCTCCTTCCTTGATGGCAGCGTCGATGCCACCACTGGTGCGGCGTCCTTCTCCAGCGCCAGTGGCATTGGCTTTGATCTGACCCTGCTCAATAGCGATCAGAACCTCGGCGCTCTGATCGCCCAGGAGCAACACGCGGCACCCCTGCTCGATTTCACCGCCTTCACCAACGACGAAACCATCACCGGCACGATTGTTCAGGCCCGAGAAGCCGAATACGACGCCGTCACCGGCTTCTATCGCGTGCTCGACACCAGCGGCAGTGTGCGTGCCGCCGATGGCTCCCTGCTCACGCCCGGTGATGCCGGCTATGCCGCCGCCGCTCTGCTGGAGGCCAATCGCATCAGCGCTCTTGGCGATCTCTCCATCGCTGATGGTGAATCCTCGTCCACCGAGTTCAGCCTTCAGGACGCCTCCTACATCGCACCGTTTGCCCAGGTGGAAGGCAACACCTTCTTTGCCTTCGCGGATGCCAACACCGATGGCCTCTCCCACTTCCGCTCCCTCGGCAGCAACCTCTTTGGCCTGGAAGACCAGCTCGGTGGCGGTGATCTTGATTACGACGATCACGTCTTTGGCTTCAACATCGCTGGCCTCACCCCGGCAACTCCCGACGTGGCCTGA
- a CDS encoding LytTR family DNA-binding domain-containing protein, with translation MLEALLVEDEPAAMRHLMALLQQHPQVRVQAQAHCLEQAIAAVQAAPPDLVFLDLRLGRLHGSALLSMLPETCQVVITTAYRDFAIQAFDAGVRDYLLKPIRPERLALCLERLLTARPDADANDPGFSDTEGFWLDRSGWRDQIRLDAVLWVVAMGKSSHLQLVDRDPLVLNRLLGEWDGVLPEDQFPRLDRSTIISLAALRTVKRVSRSLTLLLFHGFEQPLAIGPTAARRLKELLAKE, from the coding sequence ATGCTTGAGGCCTTGTTGGTGGAGGATGAGCCCGCTGCCATGAGGCATCTCATGGCCTTATTGCAGCAGCATCCCCAGGTGAGAGTGCAGGCCCAGGCACATTGCCTGGAGCAGGCTATTGCTGCGGTGCAGGCGGCGCCACCAGATCTTGTGTTTCTGGATCTTCGCCTCGGAAGGCTCCACGGATCAGCGCTTCTATCCATGCTTCCCGAAACCTGCCAGGTGGTGATCACCACGGCCTACCGCGATTTCGCCATCCAGGCCTTTGATGCCGGTGTGCGCGATTACCTGCTCAAGCCGATTCGTCCAGAGCGGCTGGCCCTCTGCTTGGAGCGATTGCTTACAGCGAGACCAGACGCCGATGCTAACGATCCCGGCTTCAGTGACACCGAAGGCTTCTGGCTTGATCGCTCAGGCTGGCGCGATCAGATCCGCTTGGATGCGGTGCTGTGGGTGGTAGCCATGGGCAAAAGCTCACATCTCCAGCTGGTGGATCGTGATCCGTTGGTGTTGAACCGCCTGCTTGGCGAGTGGGATGGCGTGTTGCCGGAGGACCAGTTTCCCCGTCTCGATCGTTCCACGATCATCAGCCTGGCGGCGCTGCGCACCGTGAAGCGCGTGTCCCGTTCGCTCACGCTGCTCTTGTTTCATGGCTTTGAGCAGCCACTGGCGATCGGGCCCACTGCAGCCCGGCGCCTCAAGGAGCTGCTGGCGAAGGAGTGA
- a CDS encoding PIN domain-containing protein, which yields MQLYLDSCVLIYALDGAEHLRRHALQQLERYGDADWVISDLVRMECLVGPLRSADQIRLLAFRSFFSDCTVVPLHPEVMERAAELRASTRLQTADAIHLAAAVHWGCDALLTNDRAFQFIQTPMEVLRLEPEQP from the coding sequence ATGCAGCTCTACCTCGATTCATGCGTGCTGATCTATGCCCTTGATGGTGCTGAGCACCTGCGCCGTCACGCCCTGCAGCAGCTGGAGCGCTACGGCGATGCCGACTGGGTGATCAGTGATCTGGTGCGCATGGAATGCCTTGTGGGTCCATTGCGCTCGGCAGATCAGATCCGCCTGCTGGCCTTTCGCAGCTTCTTCTCCGATTGCACCGTGGTGCCCCTGCATCCAGAGGTGATGGAGCGGGCGGCGGAGCTGCGGGCCTCCACCCGCCTGCAGACAGCCGATGCCATCCATCTGGCCGCCGCGGTGCACTGGGGCTGTGATGCGCTGCTGACCAACGACCGCGCCTTTCAGTTCATCCAGACACCGATGGAGGTGCTGCGACTGGAGCCGGAGCAGCCCTGA
- a CDS encoding DUF4236 domain-containing protein, translating into MAFRFRRSARLGPLRFHFSKNGLSSISVGSRGASFNIPVNRRGGNRSTVGLPGTGLSWSVEHEADAARGLPNSRRLKPGQLQLLKQECLQILHQELFAPDNDAHRLWSEGMVSRLLLDPRVKGSQAGLLALIETPEAMQAYIERGRSQDDVKRRAQRCLQAAELAGRLLNPGGTRHLNETTEK; encoded by the coding sequence ATGGCCTTTCGCTTCCGCCGCTCCGCCCGCTTGGGTCCCCTGCGCTTTCACTTCTCGAAGAACGGACTGAGCTCGATCTCCGTGGGCAGTCGGGGTGCCTCGTTCAACATCCCGGTGAATCGCCGGGGCGGCAACCGCAGCACGGTGGGGCTGCCGGGCACGGGCCTGAGCTGGAGCGTCGAGCATGAGGCCGATGCTGCTCGGGGCCTGCCCAACAGCCGCCGGCTCAAGCCAGGCCAGTTGCAACTGCTCAAACAGGAGTGCCTGCAGATCCTGCACCAGGAGTTGTTTGCGCCAGACAACGACGCCCACCGGCTCTGGAGCGAGGGCATGGTGAGCAGGCTGCTGCTGGATCCACGCGTCAAGGGAAGCCAGGCAGGACTCTTGGCGCTGATCGAAACCCCAGAAGCGATGCAGGCCTACATCGAGCGTGGGAGGAGCCAGGACGACGTCAAACGGCGGGCACAGCGCTGCCTCCAGGCGGCGGAGCTGGCCGGTCGGTTGCTCAATCCCGGTGGCACTCGCCACCTGAATGAGACAACCGAGAAATGA
- a CDS encoding metal ABC transporter permease — protein sequence MADAVALTSILAEPFMQRALMGGLLTGSLGGVLGSFAVLRQLSFFSDALGHSALLGITVGILLGINPTLVLIPFAVVFALLVHQLVQRSALPTDALLNIVYSSSLAAAVLALSLVETYRGGIQQLLFGDILGISWLDLGVIAGLLLVALLYLTLSLRAQVLLTLNEDLAGAMGVRSGRHRLAFIVLLAVVVAVSIKAVGVLLISAFVVIPACAGRLLSRRFPVYVVSSALLGGGCALVGLLTSGLTNLPSGPSVVMVQFLGFVVALTISQTTRRSPAVAGP from the coding sequence ATGGCTGACGCTGTCGCCCTTACCTCCATCCTGGCCGAACCCTTCATGCAACGGGCCCTGATGGGGGGGCTGCTCACGGGCAGCCTCGGAGGTGTGTTGGGCAGTTTTGCGGTCTTGCGCCAGCTGTCGTTCTTCAGCGATGCGCTTGGCCATTCGGCCTTGCTGGGGATCACCGTGGGCATCTTGCTGGGGATCAATCCCACCTTGGTGTTGATTCCGTTTGCCGTGGTCTTCGCTTTGCTGGTGCATCAACTGGTGCAACGCAGTGCTCTACCCACCGATGCGCTGCTCAACATCGTCTATTCCAGCTCCCTGGCGGCGGCGGTGCTCGCGCTGAGCCTGGTGGAGACCTATCGCGGTGGGATCCAGCAGTTGCTCTTCGGCGACATTCTGGGCATCAGCTGGCTGGATCTCGGCGTGATTGCTGGATTGCTTCTGGTTGCTTTGCTGTATCTCACCCTGAGCCTTCGCGCTCAGGTGTTGCTCACGCTCAACGAAGATCTGGCTGGGGCAATGGGCGTGCGCAGCGGCAGGCACCGCCTGGCTTTCATCGTGCTGTTAGCGGTGGTGGTGGCGGTCTCGATCAAAGCGGTGGGTGTCTTGCTGATCAGTGCCTTTGTGGTGATTCCTGCGTGCGCAGGCCGCCTGCTCAGCCGTCGTTTTCCTGTCTATGTGGTCAGTTCGGCCTTGCTGGGAGGTGGTTGTGCCCTGGTGGGGTTGCTGACCTCTGGCCTCACTAACCTTCCCTCTGGCCCTTCAGTCGTGATGGTGCAGTTCCTGGGCTTTGTGGTGGCATTGACGATCAGTCAAACGACGCGTCGGTCTCCAGCAGTTGCCGGGCCATGA